A genomic segment from Gemmatimonadaceae bacterium encodes:
- a CDS encoding uracil-DNA glycosylase family protein, protein MDRPTFASRALQFYRRLSTPAVPPGVEVMNPYKSRRVMGYVADFLDRYFADAAPRVLVFGINPGRFGAGITGITFTDPVALADFCGVANDLQRKRELSSIFIYDFIERYGGVRDFYRHFFLTAMCPLGFTRGGLNLNYYDVPALARAVEPFIVKSIKAQIALGGRTDHAIVIGKHKNLHFFERLNERHGFFDTIEAVEHPRSIMQYRRRHLERYLEEYETVFRRAVKRRSTGRPGTAIPGKR, encoded by the coding sequence ATGGATCGCCCCACCTTCGCGAGCCGCGCGCTTCAATTCTATCGCCGCCTGTCGACGCCTGCCGTTCCACCGGGCGTCGAGGTCATGAATCCATACAAGAGCCGCCGCGTGATGGGATACGTGGCCGACTTCTTGGACCGATACTTCGCCGACGCCGCGCCTCGCGTCCTCGTGTTCGGCATCAACCCTGGCCGCTTCGGCGCCGGCATCACAGGCATCACGTTCACCGATCCGGTCGCGCTCGCGGACTTCTGCGGCGTCGCCAACGACCTGCAACGCAAGCGCGAGCTGTCGTCGATCTTCATCTACGACTTCATCGAACGCTACGGCGGCGTGCGGGATTTTTACCGCCACTTTTTTCTTACGGCGATGTGCCCGTTGGGATTTACGCGCGGCGGGCTGAATCTCAACTACTACGACGTCCCCGCGCTCGCGCGAGCCGTGGAGCCGTTCATCGTGAAGTCGATCAAGGCGCAGATCGCGCTCGGCGGGCGAACCGACCACGCGATCGTGATCGGCAAGCACAAGAACCTGCACTTCTTCGAGCGTCTCAACGAGCGGCACGGTTTCTTCGACACGATCGAAGCCGTCGAGCACCCGCGATCGATCATGCAGTATCGCCGGCGCCATCTCGAGCGATATCTCGAGGAGTACGAGACGGTTTTTCGGCGGGCTGTGAAGAGACGGTCAACCGGGAGACCCGGCACCGCGATACCTGGAAAGCGTTGA
- a CDS encoding sigma-70 family RNA polymerase sigma factor, giving the protein MADRDMLAKAFEENRKRLRSVAFRMLGSRAEADDAIQEAWLRLSRAEADQVENLGGWLTTVVARVCLDMLRSRRSRREETLEDPALESAANREATLAADHELVLADSVGLAMLVVLETLNPAERVSFVLHDMFDLPFEEIAPIVGRTPTAARQLASRARRRVQGTSEDADVDRERQREVVDAFLRAAREGDFEALLAVLDPDVVARVGTAAAALGSAEEVRGASDVAKIFVGRAKGAQPALIDGAPGLVWAPGGHPRMVFSFTTADGMVTSIELISDAARLGAMDLVIADA; this is encoded by the coding sequence ATGGCTGACCGCGACATGCTGGCGAAAGCCTTCGAGGAGAATCGCAAACGACTGCGCTCGGTCGCATTCCGGATGCTCGGTTCGAGAGCGGAAGCCGACGACGCGATACAAGAAGCGTGGCTCCGCCTCAGTCGCGCGGAGGCTGACCAAGTCGAGAACCTCGGCGGCTGGCTCACGACAGTCGTGGCGCGCGTGTGCCTCGACATGCTCCGCTCGCGCCGCTCGAGGCGCGAGGAGACGCTCGAGGATCCGGCGCTGGAGTCAGCCGCGAATCGCGAAGCCACGCTCGCGGCCGATCATGAGCTCGTGCTCGCCGACTCCGTGGGTCTGGCGATGCTCGTCGTGCTCGAGACGCTGAACCCCGCCGAACGCGTCTCGTTCGTATTGCACGACATGTTCGATCTCCCCTTCGAGGAGATCGCGCCGATCGTCGGGCGAACGCCGACCGCGGCGCGGCAGCTGGCGAGTCGCGCGCGTCGACGAGTCCAGGGCACGAGTGAAGACGCCGATGTCGACCGCGAGCGACAGCGGGAAGTCGTCGACGCCTTTCTGCGCGCGGCGCGCGAAGGGGACTTCGAGGCTTTGCTTGCCGTCCTGGATCCCGACGTCGTCGCGCGGGTCGGTACGGCGGCGGCCGCGCTTGGATCCGCCGAGGAAGTCCGAGGAGCGAGCGACGTCGCGAAGATCTTCGTCGGTCGTGCCAAGGGCGCGCAGCCGGCGCTCATCGACGGCGCACCCGGACTAGTTTGGGCGCCGGGCGGCCACCCGCGGATGGTGTTCAGCTTCACGACCGCCGATGGAATGGTGACGTCGATCGAGTTGATTTCGGACGCGGCGCGGCTCGGCGCAATGGATTTGGTGATCGCGGACGCGTGA
- a CDS encoding VOC family protein, whose translation MKPHVSAITLGVKDVAKAKQFYHDGLGWPALQDYGEWVAFGLDGGSSMLGIISWKALAAEAGVGADGTGFRGVTLAYTVRDEKTVDRVMAEAEKAGAKIVKPAQKAQWGGYFGYFADPDGYLWKVAGGSGDQPFNAE comes from the coding sequence ATGAAACCGCACGTGAGCGCCATCACGCTCGGAGTGAAGGATGTCGCGAAGGCCAAACAATTCTACCACGACGGGCTCGGCTGGCCCGCCTTGCAGGACTACGGCGAGTGGGTGGCGTTCGGCCTCGACGGCGGATCGTCCATGCTCGGGATCATTTCTTGGAAGGCGTTGGCCGCGGAAGCTGGCGTCGGCGCGGACGGCACGGGCTTTCGCGGCGTGACGCTCGCCTACACGGTTCGCGATGAAAAGACGGTGGACCGCGTGATGGCGGAGGCGGAAAAAGCCGGTGCGAAAATCGTCAAACCGGCGCAGAAAGCTCAATGGGGCGGCTACTTCGGCTACTTCGCCGACCCCGACGGCTACCTGTGGAAGGTGGCCGGCGGCAGCGGCGATCAGCCCTTCAACGCCGAATAG
- a CDS encoding dienelactone hydrolase family protein — MSRQEVRIETEDGVCPASVFEPSTGTGPWPGVLMYMDGVGIRPALFDIAQKLADEGYVVLLPNLFYRIAFTAVDPKKAFTDPDVRKDLMTRVIPSATIPNIMRDTKSFLAFLSNSRKVTGSRIGMTGYCMGGRLAFAASGTFPESVAAIASYHASGLATDDPNSPHRLAPKIQARVYVAGAIDDAGFDDAQKARLEQALTDAAVDHVVETYQARHGFVPADMPVHDAAATERHWRTLVALFRESLAGTRAAE; from the coding sequence ATGTCGCGACAGGAAGTCAGAATCGAGACGGAAGACGGCGTCTGTCCGGCCAGCGTATTCGAGCCCTCGACCGGCACGGGGCCGTGGCCGGGAGTGCTCATGTACATGGACGGCGTCGGAATTCGGCCGGCGCTGTTCGACATCGCGCAGAAGCTCGCGGACGAGGGCTACGTCGTGCTGCTGCCGAATCTCTTCTATCGGATCGCGTTCACAGCGGTCGATCCGAAGAAAGCCTTCACCGATCCCGACGTGCGTAAGGATCTCATGACGCGAGTCATTCCGTCGGCGACGATTCCGAACATCATGCGGGACACGAAATCGTTTCTGGCGTTCTTGTCGAACTCGCGCAAGGTGACGGGATCGCGGATCGGAATGACCGGCTACTGCATGGGCGGCCGGCTCGCCTTCGCGGCATCAGGGACGTTTCCGGAGAGCGTCGCCGCGATTGCGTCGTATCACGCGAGCGGCCTCGCGACCGACGATCCGAACAGCCCCCACCGACTGGCGCCGAAGATTCAGGCGCGCGTGTACGTCGCGGGCGCGATCGACGACGCCGGGTTCGACGACGCACAGAAGGCCCGGCTCGAGCAGGCGCTCACCGACGCAGCCGTCGATCACGTCGTCGAGACATATCAAGCGCGTCACGGGTTCGTGCCCGCGGACATGCCGGTGCACGACGCGGCGGCGACTGAGCGTCACTGGCGGACGTTGGTCGCGTTGTTCCGGGAGAGCCTGGCGGGTACCCGGGCCGCGGAATAA
- a CDS encoding DHA2 family efflux MFS transporter permease subunit, protein MTTAVRPRARIARAEAVKVPPHKWVIAGTVLTATIMAVLDSSIVNVALPDMSGNLGATLEEITWVVTSYILAQVIVMPITGLLSARFGRKRFYMASVVIFTLASMACGLAHTLGEMIAFRIVQGFGGGVLLTVSQAILRESFPPEEQGIAMGLYGLGAVLAPAFGPTLGGWITDQYSWPWVFYINVPVGIVTLILLSRYIEDPPYLIREKGYIDWPGLGLLVVGLGSLQLLLEEGERHDWFQSGYVIRLAVVATFGLLLFVWRELTTEKPAVNLRILKNLSFSSATMLGGVLGLALNGSLFLLPVFLQRLLGYNAMQSGFTLMPRSLAMAVLMPIGGRFYNRLGPRVLVGTGLVIAAIGFYGMARLTAQVGYWDLFWPQLWQGVGFSLIFVALSTAALSTISRARMTAAAGLYNVVRQVMGSVGIAIAATTLDTSAVRYHALLSEDAGASRMGSAMVSGLASAMQSKGADHYTATQQAMHIMDNMIGRQASVLAYNHVFLLVTSLFVIGLPLVVLLRRGAPSAEAEVMVE, encoded by the coding sequence GTGACGACCGCAGTGCGACCGCGGGCGCGCATCGCGCGCGCGGAAGCGGTGAAGGTGCCGCCTCACAAGTGGGTGATCGCCGGCACCGTCCTCACGGCGACGATCATGGCGGTGCTCGACTCGAGCATCGTGAACGTCGCGCTGCCGGACATGTCCGGCAACCTCGGGGCGACGCTGGAAGAAATCACGTGGGTCGTCACGTCGTACATCCTGGCGCAAGTGATCGTCATGCCGATCACCGGGCTGCTCTCGGCGCGGTTCGGCCGCAAACGCTTCTACATGGCGAGCGTCGTGATCTTCACGCTGGCGTCAATGGCCTGCGGGCTGGCGCACACGCTCGGCGAGATGATCGCGTTCCGGATCGTACAGGGATTCGGCGGCGGCGTCCTGCTCACCGTGTCGCAGGCGATTCTGCGCGAGAGCTTTCCGCCGGAAGAGCAGGGAATCGCGATGGGTCTCTACGGACTCGGCGCCGTGCTCGCGCCGGCGTTCGGGCCGACGCTGGGCGGATGGATCACGGATCAGTATTCGTGGCCCTGGGTGTTCTACATCAACGTGCCCGTCGGCATCGTCACGCTGATTCTGCTCTCGCGTTACATCGAAGATCCGCCGTATCTCATTCGTGAGAAAGGCTACATCGACTGGCCGGGGCTGGGGCTGCTCGTCGTCGGCCTGGGATCGCTCCAGTTGTTGCTCGAGGAAGGCGAGCGGCACGACTGGTTCCAGTCGGGCTACGTGATTCGACTCGCCGTGGTCGCCACGTTCGGTCTGCTGCTCTTCGTTTGGCGCGAGCTGACCACCGAGAAGCCGGCGGTGAACTTGAGGATCTTGAAGAACCTCTCATTCAGCTCGGCGACGATGCTCGGTGGAGTACTGGGGCTGGCGCTCAATGGGAGTCTGTTTCTGCTCCCCGTGTTCCTGCAGCGCCTGCTGGGATACAACGCGATGCAGTCGGGCTTCACGCTGATGCCGCGCAGTCTAGCGATGGCGGTGCTGATGCCGATCGGCGGACGTTTTTACAATCGGCTCGGGCCGCGCGTGCTGGTAGGGACTGGGCTCGTCATCGCGGCGATCGGGTTCTACGGAATGGCGCGCCTCACGGCGCAGGTTGGCTATTGGGATCTCTTCTGGCCCCAGCTGTGGCAGGGCGTGGGGTTCAGTTTGATCTTCGTCGCGTTGAGCACCGCGGCGCTGTCGACGATCTCGCGCGCACGAATGACCGCCGCGGCCGGGCTCTACAACGTCGTGCGCCAGGTGATGGGCAGCGTCGGCATCGCGATCGCCGCGACGACGCTCGACACGAGCGCGGTGCGCTATCACGCGCTGCTTTCGGAAGACGCCGGCGCGTCGCGCATGGGATCGGCGATGGTCAGCGGACTGGCGAGCGCGATGCAGAGCAAGGGCGCGGACCACTACACCGCGACGCAGCAGGCGATGCACATCATGGACAACATGATCGGCCGCCAAGCGAGCGTGCTCGCGTACAACCACGTGTTTCTGCTGGTGACGTCGCTGTTCGTGATCGGGCTTCCGCTGGTGGTTCTGTTGCGGCGGGGTGCGCCGTCGGCGGAAGCGGAGGTGATGGTCGAGTAG
- a CDS encoding TetR/AcrR family transcriptional regulator — protein sequence MPRTKSKILRWERRPAERPGELLEAALRVFATRGYRSATLEEVAAAAGVTKGAVYHYFDNKEQLLSSALEHHQQRAFARLEGALDSEHGSATTRIRLLFRSAFGGDDPIRRDVLLLLHAIAHEAPNVYRHWVANGPLRWWRVVESLIVEGQRSGEFRRDADAEVTARIALVGVLAQFAWQRYADSVPGLAIDRERLVDSAVDMLVASLQPPEKRA from the coding sequence ATGCCGCGAACCAAGTCCAAGATCCTGCGCTGGGAACGACGTCCGGCCGAACGGCCCGGCGAGCTGCTCGAGGCAGCGCTCCGCGTGTTTGCGACTCGGGGCTATCGAAGCGCGACGCTCGAGGAGGTCGCCGCCGCGGCCGGCGTGACCAAGGGGGCGGTGTATCACTATTTCGACAACAAGGAACAGTTGCTGTCGAGCGCGCTCGAGCATCATCAACAGCGCGCGTTCGCGCGCCTCGAGGGCGCGCTCGACAGCGAGCACGGGTCGGCGACCACTCGCATTCGCCTGCTGTTTCGCAGCGCGTTCGGCGGCGATGATCCGATTCGCCGCGACGTGCTGCTGCTCCTCCACGCGATCGCGCACGAGGCGCCGAACGTCTACCGCCACTGGGTCGCCAACGGCCCGCTGCGGTGGTGGCGCGTCGTGGAGTCGCTGATCGTCGAAGGGCAGCGCAGCGGAGAGTTTCGGCGCGACGCGGACGCCGAGGTCACGGCTCGTATCGCGCTCGTGGGAGTGCTCGCCCAGTTCGCGTGGCAGCGCTACGCCGACTCAGTGCCCGGATTGGCGATCGACCGAGAGCGGTTGGTCGACTCCGCCGTGGACATGTTGGTCGCCAGTCTACAGCCGCCGGAAAAGCGCGCGTGA
- the oxlT gene encoding oxalate/formate MFS antiporter: MTEAAEAASRTIARDAAPAILRGRWWQLSLGIVCMSMIANLQYGWTLFVNPIHDKHGWSISAIQFAFSVFVVIETWLVPFEGYLVDKIGPKLVGVVAGLLVALAWVINSMADSLPMLYLGAVVGGIGAGAVYGACVGNALKWFPDRRGLASGLTAMGFGAGSALTVFPIANMIKSQGYEATFFKFGIAQGIVVFLVSWFLRAPDAKTEASLPKATNTGRFRVATREFTPMETLKTPVFWLLYAMFMLTATGGLILTAQLTPIAKDFAVAEAPVALLGITLAALPFALSMNRVLNGVSRPFFGWMSDHLGRERTMFMAFSLESVFLLLLIPFGKIPVLFVILSGLAFFAYGEIYSLFPAICADVYGKTFASANAGLLYTAKGVASLLVPVASVVAATSIGWHAVFIATAVMNLVAAGLAGGMLARMRARTK, encoded by the coding sequence GTGACTGAGGCAGCTGAAGCGGCATCACGGACAATCGCGCGAGACGCGGCGCCCGCCATCCTCCGAGGCCGGTGGTGGCAGTTGTCGCTCGGAATTGTTTGCATGTCGATGATCGCCAACCTGCAGTACGGCTGGACGCTCTTCGTCAATCCGATCCACGACAAGCACGGCTGGAGCATCTCGGCGATTCAGTTCGCCTTCTCCGTGTTCGTCGTCATCGAAACCTGGTTGGTCCCGTTCGAGGGATACCTCGTCGACAAGATCGGCCCGAAGCTCGTCGGGGTCGTCGCCGGATTGCTCGTCGCGCTGGCCTGGGTGATCAATTCGATGGCCGACTCGCTGCCGATGCTCTACCTGGGCGCTGTCGTCGGCGGAATCGGCGCGGGCGCGGTGTACGGTGCGTGCGTCGGGAACGCGCTCAAGTGGTTTCCCGACCGGCGCGGGTTGGCTTCCGGACTCACCGCGATGGGATTCGGCGCCGGGTCGGCGCTGACGGTTTTCCCGATCGCAAACATGATCAAGTCGCAGGGCTACGAAGCGACATTTTTCAAGTTCGGCATCGCCCAGGGCATTGTCGTTTTCCTGGTGAGCTGGTTCCTTCGCGCGCCGGATGCGAAGACCGAGGCCTCGTTGCCGAAGGCGACGAATACGGGCAGGTTCCGCGTCGCGACGCGCGAGTTCACGCCGATGGAAACGCTCAAGACGCCGGTGTTCTGGCTGCTGTACGCGATGTTCATGTTGACGGCGACGGGCGGCCTCATTCTCACCGCCCAGCTCACGCCGATCGCGAAGGATTTCGCGGTCGCCGAGGCTCCGGTTGCGCTGCTCGGCATTACGCTGGCGGCGCTCCCGTTTGCGCTATCGATGAACCGCGTGCTCAATGGGGTCAGCCGGCCGTTCTTCGGATGGATGTCGGATCACCTGGGTCGCGAGCGCACGATGTTCATGGCGTTCTCGCTCGAGAGCGTCTTCTTGCTGCTGCTCATTCCGTTCGGCAAGATCCCGGTGCTGTTCGTAATTCTGAGCGGACTCGCGTTCTTCGCCTACGGCGAGATCTACAGCCTCTTTCCCGCCATCTGCGCCGACGTGTACGGCAAGACGTTCGCATCGGCCAACGCGGGTCTGCTCTACACGGCGAAAGGAGTCGCGTCGCTGCTCGTTCCGGTGGCCAGTGTCGTGGCGGCTACCAGCATCGGATGGCACGCCGTGTTCATCGCGACGGCGGTCATGAATCTCGTCGCCGCGGGACTCGCTGGAGGAATGCTCGCGCGTATGCGAGCGCGCACCAAGTGA
- a CDS encoding 2-dehydropantoate 2-reductase, with protein sequence MKIAVVGAGAIGGYVGGWLAAAGEDVTFIARGANLDAVRRCGMRVIGEDGLEIVASTVAAHQKTADAGVQDVVVLAVKAHQVAAIAGDLAPLCGDETTIVTMQNGIPWWYFHKQGGPFDGRPVHAADPDGSIAKTIDPNRILGSIVYPAAVLESPGVVRVVEGKRFTLGEPDGSTSPRAQAISAAFTRAGFKAPITDDIRGEIWLKVWGNLSFNPISALSHATLVDLLQFPLTRQLSIEMMREAEAIAKKLGITFRVGIDKRIAGAEKVGAHKTSMLQDVEAGRAIELEALVGAVVELGRLTETPTPHIDAVYACASLLGKTLADQHGRLAVARM encoded by the coding sequence GTGAAGATCGCCGTCGTCGGGGCTGGCGCAATCGGCGGATACGTGGGCGGATGGCTCGCCGCGGCGGGCGAGGACGTCACCTTCATCGCGCGCGGCGCCAATCTCGACGCGGTCCGCCGGTGCGGCATGCGCGTCATCGGCGAAGACGGGCTCGAAATCGTCGCGAGCACTGTCGCCGCGCACCAGAAGACGGCCGACGCCGGCGTGCAGGACGTCGTCGTGCTCGCGGTCAAGGCGCATCAAGTCGCGGCGATCGCCGGCGACCTCGCTCCGCTCTGTGGCGACGAGACGACGATCGTGACGATGCAGAACGGGATCCCCTGGTGGTATTTCCACAAACAGGGCGGCCCCTTCGACGGACGACCCGTTCACGCCGCCGACCCCGACGGCTCGATCGCCAAGACGATCGATCCCAATCGCATCCTCGGCTCGATCGTCTATCCGGCCGCGGTGCTCGAGTCACCAGGCGTCGTCCGAGTCGTCGAGGGAAAGCGCTTCACGCTCGGCGAGCCGGACGGCTCGACCTCGCCGCGCGCGCAGGCGATTTCCGCCGCGTTCACGCGAGCGGGTTTCAAGGCGCCGATCACGGACGACATCCGCGGCGAGATCTGGCTCAAGGTCTGGGGCAACCTGAGCTTCAACCCGATCAGCGCGCTCTCGCACGCGACGCTCGTCGATCTGCTGCAGTTTCCGCTCACACGCCAGTTGAGCATCGAGATGATGCGCGAAGCGGAGGCCATCGCCAAGAAGCTCGGCATCACCTTTCGCGTTGGCATCGACAAGCGAATCGCCGGTGCCGAGAAGGTGGGTGCGCACAAGACGTCGATGTTGCAGGACGTGGAAGCGGGGCGAGCGATCGAGCTCGAGGCATTGGTCGGGGCCGTCGTCGAGCTCGGCCGTCTCACCGAGACGCCGACGCCCCACATCGACGCGGTGTACGCGTGCGCGAGTCTCTTGGGGAAGACGCTTGCCGACCAGCACGGCCGGCTGGCCGTCGCTAGGATGTGA
- a CDS encoding acyl--CoA ligase, with the protein MSSTIQDLLKAGRDDATALGSPGGVPLTYRALRAHVADVVRALNAQGIGANDRVGIVLDNGPEMAAAFLGIGSAATAAPLNPSYRAEEFEFYLTDLNAKLLVAAQSKDSPAIGVAQKLGVPIARLVPTPEKGAGSFGLEFDEARARSDAKPRAATPDDIALVLHTSGTTSRPKIVPLAHKNIAASASNIRRTLSLTANDRGLVIMPLFHIHGLIAALSAPLSAGGEVCCSPGFNALKFFSWFSDVRPTWYTGVPTMHQAILLRAANNPDSLKGHRLRFIRSSSSALPPTVISELERVFGVPVVEAYGMTEATHQMASNPLPPGKRKPGTVGPSGGPEIRVVDETGTTVPTGSPGEIVIRGPNVMREYENNPKANADAFYDGWFRTGDQGVMDEDGYVAIVGRLKEIINRGGEKISPREVDEIIMEHPAVHQCVTFAMPHEMLGEDVAAAIVLKQGSQATDRELRDFASSRLAPFKVPRKILILTEIPVGATGKLQRIGLAQKLGLS; encoded by the coding sequence ATGAGTTCCACGATTCAGGATCTGCTGAAGGCTGGAAGAGACGACGCGACGGCGCTCGGTTCGCCGGGCGGCGTTCCGCTCACATATCGCGCGCTCCGCGCACACGTCGCGGACGTCGTGCGCGCGCTCAACGCTCAGGGCATCGGCGCCAACGACCGCGTCGGCATCGTGCTCGACAACGGCCCGGAGATGGCGGCCGCGTTCCTCGGCATCGGCTCGGCGGCGACCGCCGCTCCGCTCAACCCGAGCTATCGCGCCGAAGAGTTCGAGTTTTATCTCACCGATTTGAACGCGAAGCTGCTCGTCGCCGCGCAGAGCAAAGACTCGCCGGCCATCGGCGTCGCGCAGAAGCTCGGCGTTCCCATCGCCCGCCTCGTGCCGACGCCCGAAAAGGGCGCCGGCAGCTTCGGCCTCGAGTTCGACGAAGCGAGGGCTCGCTCCGACGCGAAACCGCGCGCCGCGACTCCGGATGACATTGCTCTGGTGTTGCACACCTCGGGCACGACTTCGCGTCCGAAGATCGTGCCGCTCGCGCACAAGAACATCGCCGCCTCGGCGTCGAACATTCGCCGGACGCTGTCATTGACCGCGAACGACCGCGGCCTCGTGATCATGCCGCTCTTCCACATCCACGGCCTGATCGCCGCGCTCTCGGCGCCGCTGTCCGCCGGTGGTGAGGTGTGCTGCTCGCCGGGATTCAACGCGCTCAAGTTTTTCTCGTGGTTCTCCGACGTGCGCCCGACGTGGTACACCGGCGTACCGACGATGCACCAAGCCATTCTCTTGCGCGCGGCAAACAATCCCGACTCGCTCAAGGGGCATCGTCTTCGTTTCATCCGCTCGTCGTCGTCCGCGCTTCCGCCGACGGTGATCTCCGAGCTGGAGCGGGTGTTCGGCGTGCCGGTGGTCGAGGCGTACGGCATGACCGAGGCGACGCACCAGATGGCGAGCAACCCGCTGCCCCCGGGCAAGCGCAAGCCTGGAACCGTCGGTCCGTCCGGCGGCCCGGAGATTCGCGTCGTCGACGAGACGGGAACGACGGTGCCGACCGGTTCGCCCGGCGAGATCGTGATTCGCGGACCGAACGTGATGCGCGAGTACGAGAACAATCCGAAGGCCAACGCCGACGCGTTCTACGACGGCTGGTTCCGCACCGGCGACCAGGGCGTGATGGACGAGGACGGCTACGTCGCGATCGTCGGCCGCCTGAAGGAAATCATCAACCGCGGCGGCGAGAAGATCTCCCCACGTGAAGTCGACGAGATCATCATGGAGCACCCCGCCGTGCACCAGTGCGTGACGTTCGCGATGCCGCACGAGATGCTCGGCGAAGACGTCGCGGCGGCGATCGTGTTAAAACAGGGTTCACAAGCGACTGACCGCGAGCTGCGCGATTTCGCGTCTTCTCGGTTGGCGCCGTTCAAGGTGCCGAGGAAGATTCTCATTCTCACGGAGATACCGGTGGGCGCTACGGGCAAGCTGCAGCGCATCGGTCTCGCACAGAAATTGGGGTTGTCGTGA
- a CDS encoding alanine--glyoxylate aminotransferase family protein, whose product MATAQKSRPAETSGAPAPINPPERLLMGPGPSNPDPRVLEAMTANPVGHLDPYFVKVMDETMDALRKVFRTTNHHTIPISATGSAGLESITLNLIEPGDEAVVLVNGYFGARLAEMARRAGANVRVLESAPGEIADPAALEKLMREKAADVVAFVHIETTTGARQAIEPIVEVARKHGALVAMDCVTSLGGLPLDIDALGVDAAGSCSQKCIGAPPGLAPITVGPRAMAKVRARKAKPQTWYFDYNLLFQYWGEETASRTRAFHHTAPIASIYGFHEALRIVLEEGLDNRYARHEAAHDVLVRGLEKLGLALFTPEANRCATINLVSAPAGIDEAKLRKRLLDMGVEMGGGLGTLAGKVWRIGVMGYNAQTPRVEKFLGALEEALRAEGWK is encoded by the coding sequence ATGGCGACTGCACAGAAGAGCAGGCCGGCCGAGACGTCGGGCGCGCCGGCACCGATCAATCCGCCCGAGCGGCTGCTCATGGGCCCCGGCCCGAGCAATCCCGATCCGCGCGTGCTCGAGGCGATGACGGCCAATCCCGTCGGCCACCTCGATCCGTATTTCGTGAAGGTGATGGACGAGACGATGGACGCGCTGCGAAAAGTCTTTCGCACGACGAACCACCACACGATTCCGATCTCGGCCACCGGTTCTGCCGGGCTCGAGTCGATCACGCTGAACTTGATCGAGCCGGGCGACGAAGCGGTCGTTCTCGTCAACGGCTACTTCGGCGCGCGCCTGGCCGAGATGGCACGACGCGCCGGCGCGAACGTTCGCGTGCTGGAGTCGGCCCCGGGCGAGATCGCCGACCCCGCGGCGCTGGAGAAGCTGATGCGCGAGAAAGCGGCCGACGTCGTCGCGTTCGTGCACATCGAGACCACGACGGGCGCCCGCCAGGCGATCGAGCCGATCGTCGAAGTCGCGCGCAAGCACGGCGCGCTCGTCGCTATGGACTGCGTGACGTCGCTCGGCGGTCTTCCGCTGGACATCGACGCGCTGGGCGTCGACGCGGCGGGCAGCTGCAGCCAGAAGTGCATCGGCGCACCGCCGGGCCTCGCGCCGATCACCGTCGGTCCACGCGCGATGGCGAAAGTGCGCGCGCGCAAGGCGAAGCCGCAGACCTGGTACTTCGACTACAACCTTCTCTTTCAGTACTGGGGCGAAGAGACCGCGTCGCGGACGCGAGCGTTCCACCACACGGCGCCGATCGCCAGCATTTATGGATTTCATGAAGCGCTGCGTATCGTACTCGAGGAAGGCCTCGACAACCGCTACGCTCGGCACGAGGCGGCGCACGACGTGCTCGTGCGGGGCCTCGAGAAGCTGGGGCTGGCGCTCTTCACTCCCGAGGCGAATCGCTGCGCGACGATCAATCTCGTGTCTGCGCCCGCGGGGATCGACGAAGCGAAACTGCGAAAGCGCCTGCTCGACATGGGCGTCGAAATGGGCGGCGGACTCGGCACGCTCGCCGGCAAAGTGTGGCGCATCGGCGTGATGGGCTACAACGCTCAGACGCCGCGCGTCGAGAAGTTCCTCGGCGCGCTCGAGGAAGCGCTACGCGCGGAGGGCTGGAAGTAG